The nucleotide sequence TCCGGTTTTTCCCCTTGGATCGCCGCTTCCACTTCTTGTGATAATCGTCTGGCTTTGCGTGCGCTCCAGCGTGGTGGTAATCCGGCGTGGGTCATGCACCAGTTGCGGGCTTCATCAAAGTGCACCAGCGGCTGATGGCGTAACCAATCCATTAATTCATCCACGTCTGGTGCGTTGAGGATCAAGTCCAGTGTGTCGCTGCGTTTGATCTTATGATCACCATAATACACCGCCAGCAGGTGCAAATCGTGGTTACCAAGAACACAAACAGCCCGGTGCTGCAGGTCTTTGAGAAAACGTAACACTTCAAGCGACTGCGGGCCGCGGTTAACTAAATCGCCGGCCAACCATAGGTGGTCTTTTGCCGGATCAAATTTCACTTTATCTAACAAGCGCTGCAAAGGTTCAAAGCAGCCTTGTAAATCACCAATTGCGTAAGTAGCCATTTACAAAATCTTATTTAATTCAGGGCGTGTGGGGTAGCCAGGGTAAAGACCGGAATGGTGGCATGAAACAGGGTGCCATCTTGTGCTTCCATCACATAATAACCGCGCATACTGCCTACCTTAGTTGCCAGTACCGCGCCGGAGGAATAATCAAAGTGGTCACCCGGGTCAATGGTGGGCTGTTCTCCGACAACCCCTTCGCCATTCACTTCCTGAACATCGGCATTACCATTGGCAATAAACCAGTGGCGACTGCGCAGCGTTGCTGGCTGCTCACCATGGTTAATGATGCGGATATGATAGGCAAATACAAACCGTTGTTCGTCTGGCACGGACTGCTCTGCCAGGTATTCGCTGATGACGTCAACTTCGATACTATCGTCCAGTGTACTCATCCGTGGTGCTCTCAGTCGTCTCAGTGATTATTGGTCGTTAGCTTCATGTTGCTGCTTATCGTATACCGCGTCGGCAATGCTGACGTAGTCCTGCAGGGTCAGGCGCTCCGGACGCAAGCTGGTATCCAGGCCCAGTGCTTCAATTTCATCGGCACTGAGTAATTTTTTCAGGGTATTACGGATGGTTTTACGGCGCATACTGAAGGCTTCACGCACAACACGTTGCAATACTTTTGTATCTTTTGCCGGGTACGGCAGTTCATCGTAAGGCACCAGCCGGACAATGGCCGAATCCACTTTAGGTGGCGGATTAAACGAGCCCGGGCCCACAATAAACAGCGGTTCTACTTTGCAGTAATACTGCGCCATGATGCCCAAACGGCCGTAATCAGATGTACCAGGCCCAGCCGCCAGGCGATCCACTACCTCTTTCTGCAGCATAAAGTGCATGTCTTTCACCATGGCGTGGTGACTCAGAAAGTGAAAAATCAGCGGTGTGGAAATGTTGTAGGGCAGGTTGCCAACAATCCGCAATTGTTGTTCGTTGTTATCGAGCAGCTGGCGGAAATCAAACTTCAGCGCGTCGCCTTCGTAGATATTAAAATCCGGGTAGTTAAAAAACTTGGTGCGCAGAATCGGAATCAGATCCCGGTCGAGTTCAACCACGTTCAGGCGACCACTGGCTTCCAGCAGGGGCTCAGTGATGGCGCCCATACCCGGACCAATCTCGACCAGACAATCTTCCGGTTTTGGATTAATCGAGCGCACAATTTTGTCGATTACGTAGTGATCGTGCAGAAAGTTCTGACCAAAACGTTTACGTGCTTTATGGCCATGTTGATTCGGGTTTAACGAACGGGAGTCGAAAGAATTGCTCATACATTGTGTGCCATTTGGCTGGCAACTTCGATCGCAGTCAGCAGGCTACCGGCATCAGCGTTGCCGCTGCCTGCCAGATCGAGTGCTGTGCCATGATCAACCGAAGTGCGGATAATCGGAAGTCCAAGAGTAATATTAGCGGCTCGCCCGAATCCGTGGAATTTTAATACCGGTAAGCCCTGATCGTGATACATCGCCAGGGTGGCATCCGCCTGTTCTAATAACTTGGGTGTGTATAAAGTGTCTGCGGGTAGCGGGCCAATCAGTTGTAGACCCTCGTCGCGCAGGCCGGCCAGTGTTGGGTTAATCACATCCAGCTCTTCACGGCCTAAATGCCCGTCTTCACCGGCGTGTGGGTTGAGTCCGGCAACCAGAATGCGTGGTTGTGGTAAACCAAAAAAGGTTTGTAAATCGTGATGCAGAATACGGCTGACGCGCTGAATACGCTCGGGAGTAATGGCATCCGCCACGTCACGCAACGGCAGGTGAGTGGTGACCAACGCGACTTTTAAGTCGCTGGTGGCCAGCATCATCACCACTTCGGTGACACCACAATAATCGCGGAAGTACTCTGTATGGCCGGTAAACGCTGTATTACTTGTGCTCGAGCTGGCCACCGGGTCATCAACCCCCGGGTTGGCCGCCAGAGCATCATTGATCACCCCTTTGTGTACCGGTGCGGTAACGATGCCGTGCCAGCGTTTGTCGAGGCAACCCTGAGCGGCAATACGCAGGGTTTCCAGTACATACAAACCATTGCTGGTGTCGAGCACACCGGCTGTTGCCGGAGCACGCAAACTGACCGGGTACACCCATAACTGGCCGGGTTTGGCGGCCTGCAGTGGACTGTGATCATCAAAGATCAGAATCTCAAGCGCCAGCCCCAGCTGCTGCGCCCGTTGCTGCAGCAGTTGTGGATCTGCGATGACAATCAATTGTTGCGAGTGAGCCTGTTGCGCCAGCTGAATACACAGATCCGGGCCAATGCCGGCCGGTTCACCGGCGGTAATTGCCAGCCGGATCATTCATCGCCCTTGATATCAACATAGGCTTCGGAGCGGATCTTACGCAGCCAGATGGGCAGCTCTTCTTCAAAGCGGCGGCTGTATAACATCTGACGCACCTGATCGCGTTGTTTTTCCGCACCAATGTCGGTTTCTTTGCGACCTTCTACTTGCAGTACATGCCAGCCAAAGCGACTCTCAAACGGCTCGCTTAATTCACCAGGTTGAGTGGCCGCCATAGTTTTATCAAAGGCTGGCACCATATCGCCCGGGTTTACCCAGCCCAGGTCGCCACCGCTTGCACCGCTGCCTGGGTCATCACTGAACTCACGCGCCAGGGTTTCAAAATCTTCACCGTTTTGCAGTCGCTTATAAATGCGTTCAATCAGCTCTTTGGTTTTTTTGGCATTACGCAATTCATTGGGCTGTACCAGAATGTGACGCACTTTGGTCTGAGTGATCATTTGTGTCGTTCCGCCGCGCTTTTCGGTCACGGTAACAATATGGTAACCACTGGCACTTTTAATCGGATTGGACACCTCACCGACCTGTAGCTCAGGAATCACATCAGCAAAGATGCCCGGTAACTGCGCCTCTTTACGCCAACCTAAGTCACCTCCTTTTAACGCATTACGGCCATTGGATTGGGCGATGGCTGTTTGTTGGAAATCAGCACCGTTACGCAGATTGGCGACGATGCCATGGGCCTGCGTTTCTGCTTTTTGCAAATCAGCGGGACTGGCCTGGGACGGTACGGCAATCAGGATATGGCCAATGCGGTATT is from Bacterioplanoides sp. SCSIO 12839 and encodes:
- a CDS encoding symmetrical bis(5'-nucleosyl)-tetraphosphatase codes for the protein MATYAIGDLQGCFEPLQRLLDKVKFDPAKDHLWLAGDLVNRGPQSLEVLRFLKDLQHRAVCVLGNHDLHLLAVYYGDHKIKRSDTLDLILNAPDVDELMDWLRHQPLVHFDEARNWCMTHAGLPPRWSARKARRLSQEVEAAIQGEKPEKFFRKMYGNLPVRWDKNLEGVDRLRAIVNFLTRMRFIDGMGTLDLMSKEGLDTAPNGFLPWFRHPKRKAADTRLLFGHWAALEGKAEADNVFALDTGCVWGGKLTALRLEDEKLFQVAAQPKKESTSKKVSSKKKKTV
- the apaG gene encoding Co2+/Mg2+ efflux protein ApaG, with the translated sequence MSTLDDSIEVDVISEYLAEQSVPDEQRFVFAYHIRIINHGEQPATLRSRHWFIANGNADVQEVNGEGVVGEQPTIDPGDHFDYSSGAVLATKVGSMRGYYVMEAQDGTLFHATIPVFTLATPHALN
- the rsmA gene encoding 16S rRNA (adenine(1518)-N(6)/adenine(1519)-N(6))-dimethyltransferase RsmA; the protein is MSNSFDSRSLNPNQHGHKARKRFGQNFLHDHYVIDKIVRSINPKPEDCLVEIGPGMGAITEPLLEASGRLNVVELDRDLIPILRTKFFNYPDFNIYEGDALKFDFRQLLDNNEQQLRIVGNLPYNISTPLIFHFLSHHAMVKDMHFMLQKEVVDRLAAGPGTSDYGRLGIMAQYYCKVEPLFIVGPGSFNPPPKVDSAIVRLVPYDELPYPAKDTKVLQRVVREAFSMRRKTIRNTLKKLLSADEIEALGLDTSLRPERLTLQDYVSIADAVYDKQQHEANDQ
- the pdxA gene encoding 4-hydroxythreonine-4-phosphate dehydrogenase PdxA is translated as MIRLAITAGEPAGIGPDLCIQLAQQAHSQQLIVIADPQLLQQRAQQLGLALEILIFDDHSPLQAAKPGQLWVYPVSLRAPATAGVLDTSNGLYVLETLRIAAQGCLDKRWHGIVTAPVHKGVINDALAANPGVDDPVASSSTSNTAFTGHTEYFRDYCGVTEVVMMLATSDLKVALVTTHLPLRDVADAITPERIQRVSRILHHDLQTFFGLPQPRILVAGLNPHAGEDGHLGREELDVINPTLAGLRDEGLQLIGPLPADTLYTPKLLEQADATLAMYHDQGLPVLKFHGFGRAANITLGLPIIRTSVDHGTALDLAGSGNADAGSLLTAIEVASQMAHNV
- a CDS encoding peptidylprolyl isomerase, yielding MTIKSFISTGLLSLGLLSASVMAAPISIDHVVAVVDDDIIMDSELQQRIDDVQRQNRGAQLPPTSVIRDQVLERMILESIQLQMADRGGIRIADAELNNALRRIAAQNQMSLSEFRQAMESEGVSFTLARDQIRNEMRVSRVQRFQVGERIQITDQDVDYFLASDLGKLASAAEYRIGHILIAVPSQASPADLQKAETQAHGIVANLRNGADFQQTAIAQSNGRNALKGGDLGWRKEAQLPGIFADVIPELQVGEVSNPIKSASGYHIVTVTEKRGGTTQMITQTKVRHILVQPNELRNAKKTKELIERIYKRLQNGEDFETLAREFSDDPGSGASGGDLGWVNPGDMVPAFDKTMAATQPGELSEPFESRFGWHVLQVEGRKETDIGAEKQRDQVRQMLYSRRFEEELPIWLRKIRSEAYVDIKGDE